The following are encoded in a window of Acidobacteriota bacterium genomic DNA:
- a CDS encoding PQQ-dependent dehydrogenase, methanol/ethanol family has protein sequence MKRIALLITCLAIAAVAFVVADRLAVVDVSAQSDGTPAFRPVTWERLLNAADEPENWLMYNGTLDAQRYSGLEQIHSRNVQNLELKWAYQIPEIDRAETTPLVVDGIMFVTEAPSNVVALDAATGRQYWRYEQELPDDLRICCGRNNRGVAILGETLYYSSLDAKLVALDARSGNQVWESVAANYQSGYSKTAAPLIVKDQVVTGIAGGEFGIRGFLDAYDADTGTLTWRTYTIPGPDEPGNDTWMGDSWRTGGSPTWITGAYDPDLDLVYWGTGNPGPDWNGEVRLGDNLYSDSALALNGESGELEWYFQFTPHDIHDWDAIQVPILGDIMYEGEMRKVMMWANRNAFYYTLDRETGEFLVGTEYAKQTWAEGLDENGRPIRVPNMEPSIEGTLVSPSIGGGTNWWSPTFSPRTGLFYVNAYDGEQIYFIREEEYVEGEQYTGGGGQNAAPQDTYHSAVRAIDPATGDVRWEYPIAPRSTSGLTSTAGDLVFGGTVDGYFFAIDAVSGEELWHVAVGARVHAAPITYAVDGEQYVTIAAGNVVFTFGLSD, from the coding sequence ATGAAGCGGATTGCCCTGCTCATCACCTGCCTCGCCATCGCGGCGGTGGCGTTCGTCGTTGCGGATCGGCTCGCCGTCGTGGACGTGAGCGCCCAGTCGGACGGGACGCCGGCGTTTCGGCCGGTCACGTGGGAGAGGCTGCTGAACGCGGCGGACGAGCCGGAGAACTGGCTCATGTACAACGGCACGCTCGACGCCCAGCGCTACAGCGGGCTGGAGCAGATCCACAGCCGCAACGTGCAGAACCTCGAACTGAAGTGGGCGTACCAGATCCCGGAAATCGACCGGGCCGAGACGACGCCGCTCGTCGTCGACGGCATCATGTTCGTCACCGAGGCGCCCAGCAACGTCGTCGCCCTCGACGCCGCGACGGGTCGGCAGTACTGGCGCTACGAGCAGGAACTGCCGGACGATCTGCGGATCTGCTGCGGCCGGAACAACCGCGGCGTCGCCATCCTCGGCGAGACGCTCTACTATAGCTCCCTCGACGCGAAGCTTGTGGCCCTCGACGCGCGCAGCGGCAACCAAGTCTGGGAATCCGTGGCCGCCAACTACCAGTCGGGTTACTCCAAGACCGCGGCGCCGCTCATCGTCAAGGACCAGGTGGTGACCGGCATCGCCGGCGGCGAGTTCGGCATCCGCGGCTTCCTCGATGCCTACGACGCGGACACGGGGACGCTCACCTGGCGCACTTACACCATCCCGGGGCCGGACGAGCCGGGGAACGACACATGGATGGGCGACTCCTGGCGGACCGGCGGATCGCCCACCTGGATCACCGGCGCCTACGACCCGGATCTCGACCTGGTGTACTGGGGCACGGGCAACCCTGGACCCGACTGGAACGGCGAAGTTCGCCTCGGCGACAACCTCTACAGCGACTCCGCCCTCGCCCTGAACGGCGAGTCCGGCGAGCTGGAGTGGTACTTCCAGTTCACGCCTCACGACATCCACGACTGGGACGCCATCCAGGTCCCGATCCTGGGAGACATCATGTACGAGGGCGAGATGCGGAAGGTGATGATGTGGGCCAACCGCAACGCCTTCTACTACACGCTCGACCGCGAAACCGGGGAGTTCCTGGTCGGCACGGAGTACGCGAAGCAGACGTGGGCCGAAGGGCTCGACGAGAACGGCCGGCCGATCCGCGTGCCGAACATGGAGCCGTCCATCGAGGGCACCCTCGTCTCGCCGTCGATCGGCGGCGGCACGAACTGGTGGTCGCCGACGTTCAGCCCGCGCACCGGCCTGTTCTACGTCAACGCCTACGACGGCGAGCAGATTTACTTCATCCGCGAGGAGGAGTACGTCGAGGGCGAGCAGTACACGGGCGGCGGCGGCCAGAACGCGGCGCCGCAGGACACGTACCACAGCGCCGTCCGCGCGATAGACCCGGCGACGGGCGACGTGCGGTGGGAGTACCCGATCGCGCCCCGCTCCACGTCGGGGCTGACCTCGACGGCCGGCGATCTCGTCTTCGGCGGGACCGTCGACGGCTACTTCTTCGCCATCGACGCGGTCAGCGGCGAGGAGCTGTGGCACGTGGCGGTCGGCGCGCGCGTCCACGCCGCACCGATCACCTACGCGGTGGACGGCGAACAGTACGTCACCATCGCGGCTGGCAACGTCGTCTTCACGTTCGGCCTGAGCGACTAG
- a CDS encoding c-type cytochrome, producing the protein MRTPMMALSLLAAGLIVFGGIVVAPAAAQENPYDTTVDARMGQRLFRAQCGRCHGRDARGNDETGAPDLTTGQFTYASTDQGMFDVIRDGIDNTAMIGISSRASDQAVWQIVSYVNSLSFDPSDYDLPGDAARGAQVYEAQNCTQCHMVNGEGGRLGPDLSDVGRRLTPDEIQAALTDPNAEVAPRWWTMRIVREDGSRVDGLRMNEDTFSVRIMDEDERLWHFLKSQVRSVERVTDSTMPAAGVSGSELDDLVAHVFSLRKEDN; encoded by the coding sequence ATGCGGACTCCCATGATGGCTCTCAGCCTCCTGGCGGCCGGATTGATCGTCTTCGGCGGCATCGTTGTTGCGCCCGCCGCCGCGCAGGAAAACCCCTACGACACCACGGTTGACGCCCGGATGGGCCAGCGGCTGTTCCGGGCGCAGTGCGGCCGGTGTCACGGCCGCGACGCCAGGGGCAACGACGAGACCGGCGCGCCCGACCTGACGACCGGGCAATTCACCTACGCGAGCACCGATCAGGGCATGTTCGACGTCATCCGGGACGGCATCGACAACACCGCGATGATCGGGATCAGCAGCCGTGCGTCGGATCAGGCGGTCTGGCAGATCGTCTCGTACGTCAATTCCCTCAGCTTCGATCCGAGCGACTACGACCTGCCGGGCGACGCCGCGCGTGGCGCCCAGGTATACGAGGCGCAGAACTGCACCCAGTGCCACATGGTGAACGGCGAGGGAGGACGCCTCGGCCCCGACCTGTCGGATGTCGGCCGGCGATTGACTCCCGATGAGATCCAGGCCGCCCTGACGGACCCCAACGCCGAGGTCGCCCCCCGCTGGTGGACGATGCGGATCGTCCGCGAGGACGGATCGCGCGTGGACGGGCTCCGGATGAACGAAGACACGTTCTCGGTCCGGATCATGGACGAGGACGAGCGGCTCTGGCACTTCCTCAAGAGCCAGGTCCGCTCGGTCGAGCGCGTGACGGATTCGACGATGCCCGCCGCTGGGGTGTCGGGCTCGGAGCTCGATGACTTGGTCGCCCACGTCTTCTCCCTGCGCAAGGAGGACAACTAG
- a CDS encoding DUF2384 domain-containing protein, with protein sequence MAGRALQAATTDPDPTQIGLKARVSAARRGVTVAEAAETMESWSVPVTRFAAILGCSERTWLRARGGPPEVVLPAAASDRLLRTLRVLTHAGAVFDGKADARAWMSSPNAALGGESPLALLDTDEGVRLVDEVLTRLEFGVYA encoded by the coding sequence ATGGCGGGTAGAGCACTGCAGGCAGCCACCACCGACCCAGACCCGACGCAGATTGGCCTGAAGGCGCGTGTCTCAGCCGCCCGTCGCGGCGTCACCGTCGCAGAAGCGGCGGAGACCATGGAGAGTTGGTCGGTCCCGGTAACGCGGTTCGCCGCCATCCTCGGCTGCTCCGAGCGAACCTGGTTGCGAGCTCGTGGCGGTCCGCCGGAAGTAGTGCTTCCGGCGGCAGCCTCTGACAGGCTGCTCCGCACGCTGCGAGTCTTGACGCATGCCGGAGCCGTATTCGACGGCAAGGCTGACGCCCGCGCATGGATGTCCTCACCGAATGCCGCGCTCGGCGGCGAGTCGCCCCTTGCATTGTTGGACACCGACGAAGGTGTGCGACTTGTGGACGAGGTGCTGACGCGCCTCGAATTCGGAGTGTACGCCTGA
- a CDS encoding M1 family metallopeptidase, with protein MRARHAAVAAFLLGLAVTPGGAQAPTSPRNANYDIDVTLDPAARTLTGRETLTWRNISPNPTSELQFHLYYNAWRNTRSTWMRERLLGRGAGLHNRAEEDWGWIDVTSMRLRGGAAGGDDLDLLGQAAFIAPDDGNPDDRTVLRVPLPAPVAPGETIDVEIEWTTRIPRPFARTGAVGDYFFLAHWFPKIGVLEADGWNCHQFHTGTEFFSDYGVYDVRITAPSGWVVGATGRAQGVTDNGDGKTIHTFHAEDVHEFAWTTSPDFVVVEDRFEHPTLPPVDMRLLLQPEHAGQEERHFRPTRETLRLYGEWFGAYPWDHLTIVDPAWRSSSGGMEYPMFITAGTRWLAPASTDGPEEVTVHEAGHMFFQSGVGNNEMEHSWIDEGLDTYATARVMEQEFPFVRELRFFGGFVPWPQPDVPWDRVIHGDRIAGYRAAARSDVQATPTFRYWPGTGGAITYNKSALYLHTLERHLGWDVVRRGMADFYRQWKFGHPKPNDFFDAMNGAAGEDLGWFFDQVHGSSAVFDYGIAALSSRNAAGRGWFDDGRYRDESGSGAGANREARSGPDNWYESLVTVRRYGDGIFPVEVVVEFADGTSERRRWDGQAQWTYYRFVRPSRAVTATVDPDRVLLLDIDFTNNSRTTRSRAGEAAAKWTLAWIVWVQDLLLTAGFLA; from the coding sequence ATGCGCGCGAGACATGCCGCCGTTGCTGCGTTCCTGCTGGGTCTGGCTGTTACCCCGGGCGGCGCGCAGGCGCCGACTTCCCCGCGCAACGCGAACTACGACATCGACGTCACCCTCGATCCGGCGGCCCGGACGCTGACCGGCCGCGAGACGCTCACCTGGCGCAACATCTCGCCCAATCCCACGTCCGAACTGCAGTTCCATCTCTACTACAACGCCTGGCGCAACACGCGCTCCACCTGGATGCGCGAACGGCTTCTGGGTCGGGGCGCCGGTCTGCACAACCGCGCGGAAGAAGACTGGGGCTGGATCGACGTAACCAGCATGCGCCTGCGGGGTGGCGCGGCGGGCGGCGACGACCTCGACCTGTTGGGTCAAGCGGCGTTCATCGCCCCCGATGACGGCAACCCGGACGACCGGACGGTCCTGCGCGTGCCTCTCCCCGCTCCCGTCGCGCCCGGAGAGACGATCGACGTCGAGATCGAGTGGACCACCCGAATCCCGCGTCCCTTCGCACGCACCGGCGCCGTGGGCGACTACTTCTTTCTGGCCCACTGGTTCCCGAAGATCGGCGTGCTCGAGGCGGACGGCTGGAACTGCCATCAGTTCCACACGGGGACGGAGTTCTTCTCCGACTACGGCGTCTACGACGTCCGGATCACCGCGCCATCCGGCTGGGTGGTGGGCGCCACGGGCCGCGCGCAGGGAGTGACCGACAACGGCGACGGAAAGACGATCCACACCTTCCACGCGGAGGACGTGCACGAGTTTGCGTGGACCACGAGCCCCGACTTCGTGGTGGTGGAGGACCGGTTCGAACACCCGACGCTGCCGCCGGTCGACATGCGCCTGCTGCTGCAGCCGGAGCACGCGGGCCAGGAAGAGCGCCACTTCCGGCCCACGCGCGAGACCCTCCGCCTCTACGGCGAGTGGTTCGGCGCGTACCCCTGGGACCACCTCACCATCGTCGATCCGGCCTGGCGGAGCAGCTCCGGCGGGATGGAGTACCCGATGTTCATCACCGCCGGCACGCGCTGGCTGGCCCCCGCCTCGACCGACGGCCCGGAGGAAGTGACGGTCCATGAGGCGGGGCACATGTTCTTCCAGAGCGGTGTCGGCAACAACGAGATGGAGCACTCGTGGATCGACGAGGGGCTGGATACCTACGCCACCGCGCGCGTGATGGAACAGGAGTTCCCGTTCGTCCGCGAGCTCCGGTTCTTCGGCGGCTTCGTGCCCTGGCCGCAACCGGACGTCCCGTGGGATCGCGTCATCCACGGCGATCGCATCGCCGGCTACCGTGCCGCCGCGCGCTCCGACGTGCAGGCGACGCCGACGTTCCGCTACTGGCCAGGAACCGGCGGCGCGATTACCTACAACAAGTCGGCCCTCTACCTGCACACGCTGGAACGGCATCTTGGCTGGGACGTGGTGCGGCGCGGCATGGCGGACTTCTACCGGCAATGGAAGTTCGGCCACCCGAAGCCGAACGACTTCTTCGACGCCATGAACGGGGCGGCCGGCGAAGACCTCGGCTGGTTCTTCGATCAGGTGCATGGCAGCTCCGCCGTCTTCGACTACGGCATCGCCGCGCTCAGCAGCCGCAATGCGGCCGGGCGGGGATGGTTCGATGACGGCCGCTACCGGGACGAATCGGGAAGCGGCGCCGGCGCGAACCGCGAGGCCCGGTCCGGGCCCGACAACTGGTACGAATCGCTCGTGACCGTCCGCCGTTACGGCGACGGCATCTTCCCCGTCGAGGTCGTCGTCGAGTTCGCCGACGGCACGAGCGAACGCCGCCGCTGGGACGGTCAGGCCCAGTGGACCTATTACCGGTTCGTCCGTCCGTCCCGCGCCGTGACCGCAACCGTGGACCCGGATCGTGTCTTGTTGCTGGACATCGACTTCACTAACAACAGCCGGACCACCCGGTCGCGCGCGGGCGAAGCGGCGGCCAAGTGGACGCTCGCCTGGATCGTCTGGGTCCAGGATCTCCTCCTGACGGCCGGCTTTCTCGCATGA
- a CDS encoding potassium transporter Kef, whose protein sequence is MDVAVAAQDVAWIALAFVLGLLSRTVGLPPLVGFLAAGFLINLFGTVSGEMLQTWSDLGITLLLFLVGLKLDVRTLARPQVWAVASLHMSIVVLVLGTAIPALALLGASFLTGVDYPQALLIAFALSFSSTVFVVKVLEERGETASLHGRIAVGILIVQDVAAVVFMALAAGELPTVWALLLLILVPLRPVLILVLRRVGHGELLVLYGFLLALGGAGAFELVGLKGDLGALVLGVLVAGYGKSDELAKTMLRFKDLFLLGFFLSVGVSGPLTTEVVLIGAAVTPFVFFKSALFLGLLAAFKLRARTSLLASLNLTNFSEFGLIVAAVGVASGWIDSLWLSVIAVALSLSCGIAAGVNSVADRTYSRYRAAWHRLQRRERLADDRLLDTGGAKILILGMGRIGAGAYEAMHRRHGKTVVGVDIEPKTVQKHQSAGFNVLLGDPSDADFWDRVQDTNTVELVMLALPNVTASLAVLDQLRAASFRGRVAATAKFHDEIEPLERAGASVVFNVYEGAGSGFATHVATQEWAAGT, encoded by the coding sequence ATGGATGTCGCCGTTGCCGCGCAGGACGTCGCCTGGATCGCCCTGGCGTTCGTGCTGGGCTTGTTGTCGAGAACTGTCGGGCTGCCGCCGCTGGTCGGTTTTCTCGCGGCGGGCTTCCTGATCAACCTGTTCGGCACCGTCAGCGGCGAGATGCTCCAGACGTGGTCGGACCTGGGCATCACGCTGTTGCTGTTTCTCGTGGGCCTGAAGCTCGACGTCAGGACCCTCGCGCGTCCGCAGGTCTGGGCCGTTGCCAGCCTGCACATGTCGATAGTCGTTCTGGTGCTCGGAACGGCCATCCCTGCGCTAGCGCTCCTCGGTGCGTCCTTCCTGACCGGCGTCGACTATCCCCAGGCCCTGCTGATCGCCTTTGCATTGAGCTTTTCCAGCACCGTCTTCGTCGTCAAGGTGCTCGAGGAACGAGGAGAAACGGCTTCGCTGCACGGCCGCATCGCGGTCGGCATCCTCATCGTGCAGGACGTGGCCGCAGTCGTCTTCATGGCGCTTGCGGCAGGTGAGTTGCCCACAGTTTGGGCCCTGCTGTTGCTGATCCTCGTTCCGCTGAGGCCAGTGCTGATCCTCGTCCTCCGGCGCGTCGGCCATGGCGAACTCCTTGTCCTCTACGGCTTCCTGCTCGCGCTCGGTGGAGCGGGAGCGTTCGAGCTGGTGGGCCTGAAGGGTGACCTGGGCGCCCTGGTCCTCGGCGTCCTGGTGGCCGGCTACGGCAAGAGCGACGAGTTGGCAAAGACGATGCTCCGGTTCAAGGACCTGTTCCTGCTCGGCTTCTTCCTTTCCGTTGGAGTGTCCGGCCCATTGACCACGGAGGTGGTTCTCATCGGCGCGGCCGTCACCCCATTCGTGTTCTTCAAGTCGGCTCTCTTCCTGGGTCTGCTGGCCGCGTTCAAGTTGCGGGCGCGAACATCGCTGCTGGCGTCGTTGAACCTGACCAACTTCAGCGAATTTGGGCTCATCGTTGCAGCCGTCGGCGTCGCCAGCGGTTGGATCGACAGTCTCTGGCTGAGCGTTATCGCGGTCGCGCTCTCCCTGTCGTGCGGCATCGCGGCGGGAGTGAATTCTGTCGCCGATCGGACCTACAGCAGATATCGGGCGGCGTGGCACCGCCTGCAACGGAGAGAGCGTCTCGCCGACGACCGGCTGCTCGACACCGGCGGGGCGAAGATCCTCATTCTGGGTATGGGCCGCATCGGCGCCGGGGCCTACGAAGCGATGCATCGACGGCACGGCAAAACGGTCGTCGGCGTGGACATCGAACCGAAAACCGTACAGAAGCACCAGTCGGCGGGGTTCAACGTGCTGCTCGGCGATCCGAGCGACGCAGACTTCTGGGATCGCGTTCAGGACACGAACACGGTCGAACTCGTAATGTTGGCCCTGCCAAACGTGACCGCAAGTCTCGCCGTTCTAGACCAGCTCAGGGCCGCTTCGTTCAGGGGCCGGGTTGCCGCCACCGCCAAGTTCCACGATGAGATCGAGCCGCTAGAGCGGGCTGGCGCGTCTGTCGTGTTCAACGTCTACGAGGGGGCCGGCTCGGGTTTTGCCACGCATGTGGCCACACAGGAATGGGCTGCTGGAACGTAG
- a CDS encoding TonB-dependent receptor: protein MDAPGGACWRAVAAARRRTNVRKTLVTGFSLILALTVAADALGQGRQTGTISGTAVDAQGLSLPGVTITVGSPSLQGTRTAITDINGNYSLPQLPPGEYSVVFVLSGFGDVEETATVPLGGEVGVNAVMAPGGVTEIVQVVGVVPAEIQTTETASNMVDDEVNVLPMGRTPFGIAAIQPGLNTNTPNAGQLAINGAFAYDNVYLVDGVDTNDNLFGTSNALYVADAIEETQVLTSGISAEYGRFSGGVVNVITKSGGNTFSGSWRTNYDNPTWEGLNPYEVENEVERTDILNQTHEATLGGPIVRDRLWFFTSYRRARVTTSDSFAQTGISFDETNNNDRNQLKLTATLAPGHTLSGQYMRNYTARGDDPTFSFSITPDTQNDATRPNDLYVTTYRGSLSQNVFAEAQVSQKRFGFRGGGGTETAIGYSPFITLTQQLGHYNAPYFDATDPEDRNNLQVTGNVTWYRATESFGSHNIKMGYESYRSTRTGGNSQTSTGYVFDADYLTDANGDPVLENNRLIPVFSPFDSLIEDWRASRGARIDINTSSFFINDNWAFNEHFSFNLGVRGEFVSSEATPGDITTVDTRAIVPRVAASYDPLGDGRYSIQATYSHYSGKYSEAQFAENTNVGNPSLLLGVYLGPPHVCRGLPNATAADCPGLDPDNYFTVLGRFPTQNVFTDERLNSPVTEEFTLSTGTALGTRGYFQATYVRRRSGSFVEDYQDLTTGTTTLMDDDGNQYGTFTNKVFRNPGDLGDDPDALKRNYDGLQFETRYQLFSDLLLNGSWTLQLRNEGNFDGENTNQPGVSSTYGDWPEITPADRFYPWGRLDDYQKHRVRVWGIYTLGMGGFGDLDVGGFWRYDSAENYSLASSSFRRTSEQQAILDELGYVDGPSSRTLYYSAGRGSELYNGVGRFDLSLHYDIPVWRNLRPWLKFEMYNVTNNDKLVFFNTTIRPDFSGPTDELRIPTTYTEGDNFGEATSAGHHPSARSFLLSLSFRF, encoded by the coding sequence TTGGACGCGCCCGGAGGGGCCTGCTGGCGGGCGGTGGCCGCCGCCCGGAGGAGGACGAACGTGAGGAAGACACTAGTAACGGGGTTCAGCCTGATTCTGGCCCTGACGGTCGCGGCGGACGCCCTCGGGCAGGGCCGCCAGACCGGCACCATCAGCGGAACCGCAGTAGATGCCCAGGGGCTTTCCCTCCCGGGGGTCACGATCACCGTCGGTTCGCCGTCCCTGCAAGGCACGCGGACCGCTATCACGGACATCAACGGCAACTACTCTTTGCCGCAACTCCCACCGGGTGAATACTCGGTCGTATTCGTGCTGTCCGGCTTCGGAGACGTCGAGGAAACCGCGACGGTCCCGCTCGGCGGCGAGGTCGGCGTCAACGCAGTCATGGCGCCCGGGGGCGTCACGGAGATTGTGCAGGTGGTGGGCGTCGTACCGGCGGAGATCCAGACGACGGAGACCGCCTCGAACATGGTGGACGATGAAGTGAACGTGTTGCCGATGGGCCGGACGCCGTTCGGCATCGCGGCGATTCAGCCCGGGCTGAACACCAACACGCCCAACGCCGGGCAGCTCGCCATCAACGGGGCGTTCGCCTACGACAACGTCTACCTGGTGGATGGCGTCGACACGAACGACAACCTGTTCGGCACGTCGAACGCCCTCTACGTCGCCGACGCGATCGAGGAGACGCAGGTCCTCACGTCCGGCATCTCGGCCGAGTACGGGCGTTTCTCCGGCGGCGTCGTCAACGTCATAACGAAGAGCGGGGGCAACACGTTCTCCGGAAGCTGGCGCACGAACTACGACAACCCGACCTGGGAAGGGCTCAACCCCTACGAGGTGGAGAACGAGGTGGAGCGGACGGATATCCTGAACCAGACGCACGAAGCCACGCTCGGCGGTCCGATCGTCCGCGATCGGCTCTGGTTCTTCACGTCCTACCGTCGCGCCCGGGTTACCACGAGCGACAGCTTCGCGCAGACCGGCATCTCATTCGACGAGACGAACAACAACGACCGGAACCAGCTCAAGCTGACCGCGACCCTCGCGCCGGGACACACGCTGTCCGGACAGTACATGCGGAACTACACGGCGCGGGGCGACGATCCCACATTCTCGTTCAGCATCACGCCCGATACGCAGAACGACGCGACGCGGCCCAACGACCTGTACGTGACAACCTACCGCGGCAGCCTGAGCCAGAACGTCTTCGCCGAGGCCCAGGTGTCGCAGAAGCGGTTCGGCTTCCGGGGCGGCGGCGGCACCGAGACGGCCATCGGCTATTCGCCGTTCATCACCCTGACGCAGCAGTTGGGTCACTACAACGCACCCTACTTCGATGCCACCGACCCGGAGGACCGGAACAACCTGCAGGTGACCGGCAACGTCACGTGGTATCGGGCAACCGAGTCGTTCGGTTCCCACAACATCAAGATGGGCTACGAGAGCTACCGGTCGACGCGGACCGGCGGCAACTCGCAGACCTCGACCGGCTACGTCTTCGATGCGGACTATCTGACCGACGCGAACGGCGACCCGGTGCTGGAGAACAACCGGCTGATCCCGGTCTTCAGCCCGTTCGATTCACTGATCGAGGACTGGCGCGCGTCGCGCGGCGCCCGGATCGACATCAACACGTCGTCGTTCTTCATCAACGACAACTGGGCGTTCAACGAGCACTTCTCGTTCAACCTGGGCGTGCGGGGCGAGTTCGTTTCGAGCGAGGCGACGCCCGGCGACATCACGACCGTCGATACCCGGGCGATCGTTCCGCGCGTCGCCGCGTCGTACGATCCGCTGGGCGACGGCCGCTACTCGATACAGGCGACCTACAGCCATTACTCCGGGAAGTACAGCGAGGCGCAGTTCGCAGAGAACACCAACGTCGGCAACCCGAGCCTGCTGCTGGGCGTCTACCTTGGTCCTCCGCATGTATGCCGGGGGTTGCCCAACGCGACCGCGGCGGATTGCCCCGGCCTCGACCCGGACAACTACTTCACCGTTCTGGGCCGCTTCCCGACGCAGAACGTCTTCACCGACGAGCGGCTGAACTCGCCCGTCACGGAGGAGTTCACGCTGTCGACCGGCACGGCGCTCGGGACCCGCGGGTACTTCCAGGCGACCTACGTCCGGCGACGCTCCGGCAGTTTCGTGGAGGACTACCAGGACCTCACGACGGGAACGACGACGCTGATGGATGACGACGGCAACCAGTACGGCACGTTCACGAACAAGGTCTTCCGGAATCCGGGCGACCTGGGCGACGATCCCGATGCTCTCAAGCGGAACTACGACGGGCTGCAGTTCGAGACGCGCTACCAGTTGTTCAGCGACCTGCTGCTGAACGGATCCTGGACGCTCCAGCTCCGGAACGAGGGCAACTTCGACGGCGAGAACACGAACCAGCCGGGCGTCTCGTCGACTTACGGCGACTGGCCGGAGATTACGCCGGCCGACCGGTTCTACCCGTGGGGCCGCCTCGACGACTACCAGAAGCACCGCGTGCGCGTCTGGGGCATCTACACCCTTGGCATGGGCGGCTTCGGCGATCTGGACGTCGGCGGCTTCTGGCGGTACGACTCGGCGGAGAACTACAGCCTGGCGTCGAGCAGCTTCCGGCGGACGTCGGAGCAGCAGGCGATCCTGGACGAGTTGGGCTACGTGGATGGTCCTTCATCGCGGACGCTCTATTACTCGGCGGGACGCGGATCGGAGTTGTACAACGGCGTCGGCCGGTTCGACCTGTCGCTCCACTACGACATCCCGGTGTGGCGAAACCTGAGGCCATGGTTGAAGTTCGAGATGTACAACGTGACCAACAACGACAAGCTGGTCTTCTTCAACACGACCATTCGGCCCGACTTCAGCGGACCGACGGACGAGTTGCGAATCCCGACTACGTACACCGAGGGGGATAATTTCGGCGAAGCGACCTCGGCCGGTCACCATCCCAGCGCCCGGTCGTTCCTGTTGTCGTTGAGCTTCCGCTTCTAA
- a CDS encoding RES domain-containing protein — MRVYRLTLSRHAHTAFSGEGARRVGGRWTPPGRPVVHTSSSVALAVLETLVHTPVNSMPSHDVIAVDVPDELPVDVVSATTLPDDWRRTPPPSALQELGRAWLDTEHTAVLRVPSAIVPLEVNYLLNPQHADFKRLLIHEPAPFRIDKRLYRLVP, encoded by the coding sequence TTGCGCGTCTATCGCTTGACCCTGTCGAGGCATGCGCACACCGCCTTTTCCGGGGAAGGTGCGCGGCGTGTTGGCGGCCGATGGACACCGCCAGGCCGGCCAGTCGTCCATACCTCCTCCTCCGTTGCGCTCGCCGTGCTCGAAACGCTGGTACACACGCCCGTAAACTCGATGCCGTCGCACGATGTCATTGCGGTCGACGTTCCGGACGAACTGCCTGTGGATGTCGTCTCGGCTACCACCCTCCCGGACGACTGGCGGCGCACACCGCCACCATCGGCGTTGCAGGAACTGGGTAGAGCGTGGTTGGACACCGAACACACGGCGGTACTGCGGGTGCCCTCTGCCATCGTCCCGCTCGAGGTCAACTACCTCCTCAATCCCCAACATGCAGACTTCAAGCGCCTGCTGATCCACGAGCCGGCGCCGTTCCGGATTGACAAGCGCCTCTACAGACTCGTGCCGTGA
- a CDS encoding histidine phosphatase family protein — translation MKTLLILRHAKSSWKDREKSDHDRSLNKRGKRDAPRMGRLVAERGLRPERIISSTAKRARITAEAVAAQAGYRDAVQLERQLYLANPAEIVEVLRETGGKAASVMVVGHNPGLEELVARFGGVGEPLPTAALAEVHLDIPAWKELTLRSPGRLANIWRPREFLPEGD, via the coding sequence ATGAAGACCCTCCTGATTCTGCGCCACGCCAAGTCGAGCTGGAAGGATCGGGAGAAATCGGACCATGACCGCTCGCTGAACAAGCGGGGGAAGCGCGACGCCCCCCGGATGGGCCGGCTCGTGGCGGAACGCGGTCTCCGCCCGGAGCGGATCATCAGCTCCACCGCCAAGCGGGCCCGGATCACGGCGGAAGCGGTGGCCGCGCAGGCCGGCTACCGCGACGCGGTCCAACTGGAGCGCCAGCTGTACCTTGCCAACCCGGCCGAGATTGTCGAAGTCCTCCGGGAAACCGGCGGTAAGGCGGCAAGCGTCATGGTCGTGGGCCACAACCCCGGCCTGGAGGAACTCGTCGCCCGGTTCGGGGGCGTCGGTGAACCGTTGCCGACCGCCGCGCTCGCCGAGGTCCACCTCGACATTCCTGCCTGGAAGGAACTGACGCTCCGGAGCCCGGGGCGTCTCGCCAACATCTGGCGACCCCGCGAGTTCCTGCCGGAAGGCGACTGA